The DNA sequence ACTATGACCATGCCCCATGCTGTGGCCTGAGCCGTCTGACCTCCAATATGACAAAAAGAGTGGGAGGACAAAGATTGGGATCGTGTAGCACCTAAGGCAGACGGTGGTGGTGATTCGTGATTACTTACGGAGGCAGACAAAGATCTGGATGTGTTAATAACTCCAATTCCAGGATCTACGGGAGGAGAATGATCATCGTCTTCACAATTTGGAATATCCTCATTTTTCTTGGGTAGTGGGGGCAAATTCCTTCTTTTACTTGTGTCTACTAACAATTTTGAATGCCTCTTTGAATGTATTTCTACAGATGGTGGTTCATTCGCCGTGCTCCCCCCGGGCCATGCAACTGCGACGGTTACATCTTTACAATGGAAGTGCTCGTATGCCTTTACAGTAAGTTTACTCTTCTTTCCCCCACTTGGATTTTTGGACTCTCCGACCTTCCATATATAAACCTGAGAGTCTTCACTAGCACTAATGACGTGCCTTCCGTCTGGACTGAAGCTAGCCGCGCTCTGGCTACAAGTGTTACGAGACCCTGTGGTTGATAAAATGGTGAAACAAAGAACTTCTTATTGGATATGATATGGAAACATACATACATACCTCTAAATTTTTGGATCATGTCCTCTCCGTTGTATATTCGAATTCGAGAATCAGTAGAGGTAATGAGCACTTCAGATTGATTCCAAGGGGCATACTGTAGAGTGTAGACACAGAAATGCATGATAGTTTGTTAAACGAAACACAGGAGTTGAGGCATGAAGTTGAGTTACCTGAAAACCGGTGATCTTTTTGGCTGGGGCCTGAGGATGAAAACCAGGGAGTTTTTTTGCTTGAGACTTTGTCTTCATCTGGATATCCACGGTATGTTCCAATTTGTAGtctgagaaataaaatacacttTTGATAAGGCATCGCTGATATATATTTGTTACTATATGATTTGAGTGAACCGTGTTACTAACCATCAATACTATAAAATCGACACATCCCTTCTTGAGAACCAATGACAGCACCCTTCAgaagtaaattacaaattagACATGTATTTGAAGTTTATGTACTCCAAAACTAGTGGGTACCTGGCCATCGGGAGTGTAGCTGGCAGCAGTGACCATTTCACGAGAGTCTGACCAGTCTACAACCTGGCGGTCAGGTACATTCCAGATCCTAACCTTTGCATCTAGTGAACCGCTTATAAAGTAGTCGTCATCTACTGGATTGAACTGTATGCAAGTTACTGCCATATCTGGACTTGTTAGCAAAAATTGATTTGGTAAAATTAATTGCGTATAATTTTGGCATCTTACCATAGTCATTGTGTGCAAACGTCTTCAAACAACTCTTTGTTTCCAGATCCCACAGCCTCACTGTCTTGTCCATAGATGATGAAAGCAATAGCTGCAATATATTCTCAAATTATGTTAAATGATGTTGTTTTTCATCTTATTTACGAATTAAAACgaataaactcaaaattataCCTGAGATGTAGACCATGATAGGTCCAATACATCATCTTGGTGACCTTGGAATGTGCAGAGTGGTTTTTCAGAAAGGGCAAAGACAGTCTCTGGCACATTGACGTAGTCGGGGATGGAGTTTGCTTTTTTCCTATTAATTATACTCTTCTTCTTGGACGGCATGGGCGTAATATCTGCAAGTTGAGGGCAGTCTGAGGCCGTTCTAGTCATAGGATGAACGGGTGTGGTGCTGCTGGCTGAATTCGGCATAATTTCACAATCCTGCACTTCCCAAACATGTATTAGCTTGTCTTCTCCTGCAGTTGCCAGGAAGCGAGCATTTTTACTGAATCTGATGACCCATATGGAGCCCTCATGAGCTTGTATTTCTTGAGAGACATGCAGCGCTGTGAATTCTCTGTAGGACTTGCCGTGTTGGCGAGTTTTCACCCATTGAGAGCCTGCCTTATTCTCTTCCGAACaaagctgctgctgctgctgctgctcatGTTCTTTCAGGTTTTTTGAACTTGCTGCAACCttgatatttttaagtaaTGCAGCTCCCTTTCTCTTGCTATTTCTGAAACTTTTTGTGAAATACTTGTTGTGGTTCAATTTCCTAGCATCGTGGTCGTGTCCCTTGTTCTGCCGCCTCATCAGCTCCTTCACAACCCGCGACTGCCCAACAGCCTTCTCGAACTCCTCTATCGTTAGCTGCTTCCCCGTCTCAACATCACTCAGCTTATTCCACATCCCCTCTTCGTTGTACTCCTTCACAATAAACTCCTTACCGGTGTCCAGGTTCTTTATCAGAAAGAAGGAATCGAACGAGTGCTTGTTCCGTTGTGATGATCTGTTAACATCACTGGAGTATTGACACAAGCCTTTGCTTGGCGCGGATGATGTCCTGATGAGTCTTTGCTTTAATACACTACCAACTAACTCTTCTTTCCTCTGTCTTGTTCTTACATCTATGTCACTGTCCGACCGAGATCTTCCGAACACAATTGCGCTTGGATGCAAAGATGTTGAAGGAGAAGCAGAATCAACTGCTCTCGGTGTACAAGGATCGACTTTGGCACGTGTAGTCTTGGTGCTAGCCATCCGGAGCATGTCTTTGCTGCTGGCGAGGCCCATGCCTTGTAGGAGGCGCTTCCTCCGTTCCCTGATATCACCCGGCTCGGACGTCCACATGTCATAGCTAGCCAACATAAACGAAGGATTCGCCCTCGCGTCATAGCTGCTTTCGACTGAGGAGGCCGAGGAAATAGTCGAAGTGAACGACATTCGGCTATCCTCAAACTCGTCCATGTCAGAAGCCAAATCCAAAGGATTGGCACATGATATTCGTTCCCGGGTCTCGAAGAAACGGTCGTCTTCTTCGTCGTCTCCGAGGCCTTCCCAATTCATGGTGAGTTTCCTTCGACGCGCCATTGATGCACATTGCATGTGTCTAGGAATTGTGTATGGATTTTTGCAATGATAGGAAAAATAGTTTAAGAATTTTGGTGAATCTCCGACCAAATGAGAGTGCAGGGGCCGGAAATGAGGAGGAAAGGAAGGGAGGAAAACTAGGAGAGAATGAAATACAAGAcgttacattttttttgtttagaaaTTGGCAGTgtaaaagataaagaaaacaaCTGGTCAATGCTTTTCTTAACTCAAACATCTCTTCACGTCTAtattccaatgattaatagtATTCATGAATCGAGTTggtaatcaataatttatttatgtgtataactcttatactatatttttatacaatgTGACTTTAGATATATTCCATTATTAATAAGTGGGTGGTGCGCTAGTTGTATGcaacttttcattttgttaagatCTAAACCACCTAATTTTCtgatacatatataaatatatagtcaTAGGGGCGCGTAACGTGAAACTACTCCCCCCGTCCGTCactaaatgtctcatttttccttttccgtCCGTCCatcaataaatatctcatttcatttaaactatactccctccgttcggCGGTAgtagaggcatttcttttcggcacgggatttaaggaaaaTTGTGTGAAGTGGGTTAAATAAAGGAAGAATagagtaaaaagtgaaaaggtagagagatgaagaaagaataaattaagagagagtaaaggaAGAgataagaaatgtgttgacttttactataaaaggaaatgactcaactactatggaatgtaccgaaatgacaaaatgactcaactaccacggaacggaaggagtatttgaTAAGTGAGAGCCTACATTCCATTAACACATTTcacccacattttattataaaaccaatatataaaagtaggtctcacattccactagcTTTTctaaaacaatttcttaaagcCCATGTCgatcaaatatgagacatttaatcacggacggagggagtacattttaccacactcccttcgtccctaaaataatctcattttgttATTCTAGGATGTCTGCAATTTAAAgtcttatttatcttttttttttcattttaagtaaatgGACTCCACTAGAggttagaaaaaaaaacaaaatccgAACCGatccaaatcaaattttaaaatacggTTCGGTTTTACTCGATTTTTCGGTTCAGTTCGGTATTCGATTTTTCAGTTCGGTTCGgacgaagaaaaaaaaacaaaaaaaaaaaccgaataacctaaattttttaatatattatattactatatgaaaaaaaacCTAACCCTGATACATATCAAGTGAGAATTGAAAGGGGACTCCGCCTCCAATTTCATTCACCACCAGAAATCACCATTTCTCTTCTCCTCCACACCATCACGCTTCCACGACGTCACCTCCTCTTTTCTATCCCTTGATTCCCCACCTCTCAACGCCTTAAGGCTTCCACGATTCTCTTCTCCACCGTTCTCACTTCTCTCAAAACTCCTCCTACATTCCACTGTTCCAGCTGCTCCATACcttttatgtgtgtgtgtttgatgatGACTTAATATCATGAATGTTCTTGTATATTTATAAGAATAACATAAACACCTCTCAAATTTATTTGAGTATACGAGATTTTCCGTAAAAAGTTTGTGGATTTCTTCAATCTCgatcttttaatatttctctctcttccattcattttgtagaattttttaattcaagaacattttaattactccctccgtcccaattaagttgagacataacttttgggcacggagattaagaaattgtgttgaaaagtaggagatgaataaaataggaaagataaagagagagtgaagtagatagtgaaataaagtaagagtgattgggtatttggtttttgtttaaaaaagaaataactcaacttagttgggacatcccaaaaatgaatacgactcattttagttgggacgaaggtattaattttttattttgttgtgttatatggagtataaattaagtGGTTAGGcctttatttaaatatagattGTGTGATTGGTTCACCATTAGTGTTTTCAAGAGTTTACAGATATGATGCTATTCAAGGTTTTATGGTTAGAAAATTTGTCCACTTTATAGCGTTTGGTAGAAGTTTATTAAACTATGAAAATATTGTGTACTATGTTTGGTTCAATTTtgtatcataaaataaaacaaatgaagaGACAATTCTACCCATGTATAATTTATCTATTGACTAAAACGCCCTAAGATTGCTTTTGACACGTAAAGTTTCAGACAATtcaatttaatcttaaaatatCACACAAAAATTCACCCTctcaaacaataaaaattaaatagagaaataCAAGATCtgaaaggaaataaaaaaataatttcctcATATTGGCCATCTCCTTCGTCTTACTCTCTCTAGCTGATTCCAATCTCAAAAATTTCCGGCGAAACTCACCAAATTTTCTTCCACTGCCGCCGCCTCAGCCCCCGTTTTTCCTTATTCTTGGTCGACTGATCGGCACATTACCTCCCCGCTGCCCGCCGTGGAAATTTGCTCGCCGCATCCCCAACTCCACAACACCAATTTGCTCGACGGGTGTTCTTCCTTCTTTGTGTAGCCGTAGTGAGTGTTTTGAACGAGAAAGAACAGTGTTTTCAAGGTTTTAGCAATTTGCCTCCTTCACTATACCAGGTTTTGGAAGAGATAGAGTTATAGCAACTCTTGTGTTAGTAAATGGAGGAATCATGAAACACGCATTGTTTATACCGGATCTTCAGCAAGTGTTTCAAGGCTACCAATCACCAGTTAGTTTGTTTAAACAGTAGATTTTCATGGGCTAACAGGGCTACCATTCAAGCCCTGTTATATAATTGTAGGCtttgtttttattagtattttatatattttcagttttttttatatgttttgcacaattttgattttttggtcTTGTTCAGTTTTCATAGTTCGGTTTTCAGTTTTTTAGTTTTCGATTTTTGATTAGATTGGTTtcgattttagaaaaatttcagttttttggtTTGGCTCGGTTTTAGCcaaaaaaccgaaccaaacaCCGAATACACACCCTTAGACTCCACCATTCACCTAGCTCATTACAagcacattctattataaaactagtatcAGTATCACCTCCTTGTGTTGCACGACCTATGGAATTttctgttagagtttgtatactagaaatcacttttcgagtgattgaatactgtaaaaactcttattttattttccaaggaataaaacagattatttttgccatatgttgttatgttttacatttaatggatgtttattatatgtttaaatGTGTAAGTAACTTACCAAattctaagtctttgttttagtagaccgattatgggcgtcgtccactttaaggtaacacggtcagttctgaacaaagaaaaataagaatttcacaacctagataggcttagactacctatcgtgaacggttgcaatgtcagtccgcatatttctaagccttattgaaataagatgacattggtgtggtatatcACTGAATtagatctaacagcaagacaagtctttatgctatctactgaaaaaCAAGATCttgataattattattttttaatcaatgtacgttagcattgagcatacgatatgtattatgcactactttgacttaccaaatggtacgagtttttcgcaacccaataaacCAGGTATATTAGGTAGTGGTGATttatatctagcggtgc is a window from the Salvia hispanica cultivar TCC Black 2014 chromosome 1, UniMelb_Shisp_WGS_1.0, whole genome shotgun sequence genome containing:
- the LOC125202372 gene encoding WD repeat-containing protein 44-like isoform X2; the protein is MQCASMARRRKLTMNWEGLGDDEEDDRFFETRERISCANPLDLASDMDEFEDSRMSFTSTISSASSVESSYDARANPSFMLASYDMWTSEPGDIRERRKRLLQGMGLASSKDMLRMASTKTTRAKVDPCTPRAVDSASPSTSLHPSAIVFGRSRSDSDIDVRTRQRKEELVGSVLKQRLIRTSSAPSKGLCQYSSDVNRSSQRNKHSFDSFFLIKNLDTGKEFIVKEYNEEGMWNKLSDVETGKQLTIEEFEKAVGQSRVVKELMRRQNKGHDHDARKLNHNKYFTKSFRNSKRKGAALLKNIKVAASSKNLKEHEQQQQQQLCSEENKAGSQWVKTRQHGKSYREFTALHVSQEIQAHEGSIWVIRFSKNARFLATAGEDKLIHVWEVQDCEIMPNSASSTTPVHPMTRTASDCPQLADITPMPSKKKSIINRKKANSIPDYVNVPETVFALSEKPLCTFQGHQDDVLDLSWSTSQLLLSSSMDKTVRLWDLETKSCLKTFAHNDYDDDYFISGSLDAKVRIWNVPDRQVVDWSDSREMVTAASYTPDGQGAVIGSQEGMCRFYSIDDYKLEHTVDIQMKTKSQAKKLPGFHPQAPAKKITGFQYAPWNQSEVLITSTDSRIRIYNGEDMIQKFRGSRNTCSQSAASFSPDGRHVISASEDSQVYIWKVGESKNPSGGKKSKLTVKAYEHFHCKDVTVAVAWPGGSTANEPPSVEIHSKRHSKLLVDTSKRRNLPPLPKKNEDIPNCEDDDHSPPVDPGIGVINTSRSLSASVSNHESPPPSALGATRSQSLSSHSFCHIGGQTAQATAWGMVIVTASLEGEIRVYQNFGLPRKVRSL
- the LOC125202372 gene encoding WD repeat-containing protein 44-like isoform X1; amino-acid sequence: MQCASMARRRKLTMNWEGLGDDEEDDRFFETRERISCANPLDLASDMDEFEDSRMSFTSTISSASSVESSYDARANPSFMLASYDMWTSEPGDIRERRKRLLQGMGLASSKDMLRMASTKTTRAKVDPCTPRAVDSASPSTSLHPSAIVFGRSRSDSDIDVRTRQRKEELVGSVLKQRLIRTSSAPSKGLCQYSSDVNRSSQRNKHSFDSFFLIKNLDTGKEFIVKEYNEEGMWNKLSDVETGKQLTIEEFEKAVGQSRVVKELMRRQNKGHDHDARKLNHNKYFTKSFRNSKRKGAALLKNIKVAASSKNLKEHEQQQQQQLCSEENKAGSQWVKTRQHGKSYREFTALHVSQEIQAHEGSIWVIRFSKNARFLATAGEDKLIHVWEVQDCEIMPNSASSTTPVHPMTRTASDCPQLADITPMPSKKKSIINRKKANSIPDYVNVPETVFALSEKPLCTFQGHQDDVLDLSWSTSQLLLSSSMDKTVRLWDLETKSCLKTFAHNDYVTCIQFNPVDDDYFISGSLDAKVRIWNVPDRQVVDWSDSREMVTAASYTPDGQGAVIGSQEGMCRFYSIDDYKLEHTVDIQMKTKSQAKKLPGFHPQAPAKKITGFQYAPWNQSEVLITSTDSRIRIYNGEDMIQKFRGSRNTCSQSAASFSPDGRHVISASEDSQVYIWKVGESKNPSGGKKSKLTVKAYEHFHCKDVTVAVAWPGGSTANEPPSVEIHSKRHSKLLVDTSKRRNLPPLPKKNEDIPNCEDDDHSPPVDPGIGVINTSRSLSASVSNHESPPPSALGATRSQSLSSHSFCHIGGQTAQATAWGMVIVTASLEGEIRVYQNFGLPRKVRSL